The Deinococcus koreensis genome window below encodes:
- a CDS encoding nucleotidyltransferase domain-containing protein, protein MCGAPDPGLNVTRGVQAPEPQTSSAQARLEAALPAALERLRSTPGVYAALWCGSASRGEANEYSDLDVHVLVEGDRRWRSNFTVAGVPVEVFHNPARKVRAMFAAGDAATITMYAQGRVVWEHPELDALVAEARALYVAGPAPRPLTPQARHALIDELLDARALATGSDPRHVLVAVGAAHGVVEGLYATRGWWGVKRERWLADLQEREPGAAQEVLDVLTAAEARVRQAALEALTRRLTGDLQYRDGQSEPQRVE, encoded by the coding sequence GTGTGTGGCGCCCCTGACCCCGGCCTGAACGTGACCCGGGGAGTCCAGGCACCGGAACCTCAGACCAGCTCCGCTCAGGCCCGGCTGGAGGCGGCCCTGCCCGCCGCGCTGGAACGTCTGCGGAGCACCCCTGGCGTGTACGCCGCCCTCTGGTGCGGCTCCGCGTCACGTGGCGAGGCGAACGAATACAGCGATCTGGATGTCCACGTGCTGGTCGAGGGCGATCGGCGCTGGCGCTCGAACTTCACCGTGGCGGGCGTGCCGGTCGAGGTGTTCCACAACCCGGCGCGCAAGGTGAGGGCGATGTTCGCGGCCGGGGACGCCGCCACCATCACCATGTATGCCCAGGGCAGGGTCGTGTGGGAACATCCGGAGCTGGACGCGCTGGTCGCCGAGGCCCGCGCCCTGTACGTCGCCGGCCCCGCCCCCCGCCCGCTGACCCCCCAGGCCCGCCACGCCCTGATCGACGAGCTGCTGGACGCCCGCGCGCTGGCGACGGGGAGCGATCCCCGGCACGTGCTGGTGGCGGTCGGGGCCGCTCACGGAGTGGTCGAGGGCCTGTACGCCACGCGCGGCTGGTGGGGGGTCAAACGCGAGCGCTGGCTGGCCGACCTGCAGGAGCGGGAGCCCGGCGCCGCCCAGGAGGTGCTCGACGTCCTGACTGCAGCGGAGGCCAGGGTTCGGCAGGCGGCCCTGGAGGCCCTGACCCGGCGCCTGACGGGTGATCTGCAGTACCGGGACGGTCAGAGCGAGCCGCAGCGCGTGGAGTGA